From Micromonospora rifamycinica, a single genomic window includes:
- a CDS encoding Lrp/AsnC family transcriptional regulator: MTIRQQENGTGGRRVAVRDGASHALLDDVAKQIIEQLQEDGRRPYATIGKAVGLSEAAVRQRVQRLLDAGVMQIVAVTDPLQLGFPRQAMIGLRTDGDLEAVADRLAGFEEIDYVVITAGSFDLLAEVVCRNDAHLLEILQRLRSVPGVLATEAFVYLKLRKQTYTWGTA, from the coding sequence ATGACGATCCGACAGCAGGAGAACGGCACCGGCGGCCGGCGCGTCGCGGTGCGCGACGGTGCCAGTCACGCGCTGTTGGACGACGTGGCGAAACAGATCATCGAGCAGCTCCAGGAGGACGGCCGCCGGCCGTACGCGACCATCGGCAAGGCGGTCGGGCTCTCCGAGGCGGCCGTCCGCCAGCGGGTGCAGCGACTGCTCGACGCCGGGGTGATGCAGATCGTCGCGGTGACCGACCCGCTCCAGCTCGGCTTCCCCCGCCAGGCCATGATCGGCCTACGCACCGACGGCGACCTGGAGGCCGTCGCCGACCGGCTGGCCGGATTCGAGGAGATCGACTACGTGGTGATCACCGCCGGCTCGTTCGACCTGCTCGCCGAGGTGGTCTGCCGCAACGACGCCCACCTCCTGGAGATCCTGCAACGGCTACGGTCGGTGCCCGGGGTGCTCGCCACCGAGGCGTTCGTCTATCTCAAGCTCCGCAAGCAGACCTACACCTGGGGTACGGCCTGA
- a CDS encoding polyamine ABC transporter substrate-binding protein produces MRTPLRPLTRRGLLTGTLGSAALLAAGGSLAGCGTKAATQTEDGCKSDDLSATEKTLAFSNWPQYMDVDDKDAAKRPSLDAFVAASGIKVTYTEDINDNNEFFGKVQNQLAGCQSTGRDIIVLTDWMAARMIRLGWIQKLDAAKLPNVAANLLPSLRGRSFDPEDRIAVPWQSGLAGLAYNGSVTGELRTVDELLTRADLKGKVTALSEMRDTMGLLLQSNGHDPAKFTPAQFDDALNKLRKAVESKQIRRFTGNDYAPDLAKGDIAACIGWSGDVIQLAGDNPKVKFVAPDSGVMLFSDNMLVPNKATHRANAEALIDYYYQPTVAAKLAAYVNYICPVKGAQAEMEKIDPELAANPLIFPDDALLAKSKVFMALDEKQEKEYESKFQQVIGA; encoded by the coding sequence ATGCGTACTCCCCTCCGGCCCCTCACCCGGCGTGGACTGCTCACCGGCACCCTCGGATCGGCCGCCCTGCTCGCCGCGGGCGGCAGCCTCGCCGGCTGCGGCACGAAGGCCGCGACCCAGACCGAGGACGGCTGCAAGAGCGACGACCTGTCGGCCACGGAGAAGACCCTCGCCTTCTCCAACTGGCCGCAGTACATGGACGTGGACGACAAGGACGCGGCGAAGCGGCCCAGCCTCGACGCGTTCGTGGCCGCCAGCGGCATCAAGGTCACCTACACCGAGGACATCAACGACAACAACGAGTTCTTCGGCAAGGTGCAGAACCAACTGGCCGGCTGTCAGAGCACCGGGCGGGACATCATCGTCCTCACCGACTGGATGGCCGCCCGGATGATCCGGCTCGGCTGGATCCAGAAGCTCGACGCGGCCAAGCTGCCGAACGTGGCGGCCAACCTGCTGCCGTCGCTGCGCGGGCGCTCCTTCGACCCGGAGGACCGGATCGCCGTGCCGTGGCAGTCCGGCCTCGCCGGGCTGGCCTACAACGGCAGCGTGACCGGGGAGCTCCGGACGGTCGACGAGTTGCTCACCCGTGCCGACCTCAAGGGCAAGGTGACCGCCCTGTCGGAGATGCGGGACACCATGGGCCTGCTGCTTCAGTCGAACGGGCACGACCCGGCGAAGTTCACCCCGGCCCAGTTCGACGACGCGCTCAACAAGCTGCGCAAGGCCGTCGAATCCAAGCAGATCCGCCGGTTCACCGGCAACGACTACGCTCCCGACCTGGCCAAGGGGGACATCGCCGCGTGCATCGGCTGGTCCGGCGACGTGATCCAGCTGGCCGGTGACAACCCCAAGGTCAAATTCGTCGCACCGGACTCCGGGGTGATGCTGTTCAGCGACAACATGCTGGTGCCGAACAAGGCCACCCACCGGGCCAACGCCGAAGCGCTGATCGACTACTACTACCAGCCGACGGTGGCCGCCAAGCTGGCCGCCTACGTCAACTACATCTGCCCGGTCAAGGGCGCGCAGGCCGAGATGGAGAAGATCGACCCGGAGCTGGCCGCCAACCCGCTGATCTTCCCGGACGACGCCCTGCTGGCGAAGTCCAAGGTCTTCATGGCCCTGGACGAGAAACAGGAGAAGGAATACGAGTCGAAGTTCCAGCAGGTCATCGGGGCGTGA
- a CDS encoding saccharopine dehydrogenase family protein encodes MRILLVGAGGVGSAAVAIAARRSFFATVVVADYDLTRAERAVAGHGGRFVAARLDASSADAVAALCREHRITHVLNAVDPRFVMPIFDGAFAAGVDYLDMAMSLSHPHPARPYTQTGVKLGDEQFAAASAWVDAGRLALCGIGIEPGLSDVFARYAADELFSEIDEIGIRDGANLTVDGYDFAPSFSIWTTIEECLNPPVIWERDRGWYTTEPFSEPEVFDFPAGIGPVECVNVEHEEVLLIPRWVKARRVTFKYGLGDEFIEVLRALHKVGLDSTTPVSVRGVQVSPRDVVAASLPDPATLGDRMRGKTCAGTYVTGTGPDGRPRRVYLYHVVDNEWSMREYGHQAVVWQTAVNPVVALELLATGGWSGVGVLGPEALPPRPFLDLLTDYGSPWGIEER; translated from the coding sequence ATGCGTATCCTGCTCGTCGGCGCCGGCGGGGTCGGCTCCGCCGCCGTCGCCATCGCCGCCCGCCGGTCCTTCTTCGCCACCGTCGTCGTCGCCGACTACGACCTGACCCGGGCCGAGCGGGCCGTCGCCGGACACGGTGGCCGGTTCGTCGCCGCCCGACTCGACGCCTCCTCGGCGGACGCGGTCGCCGCGCTCTGCCGGGAGCACCGGATCACCCACGTGCTCAACGCTGTCGACCCGCGCTTCGTCATGCCGATCTTCGACGGGGCGTTCGCCGCCGGGGTCGACTACCTGGACATGGCGATGTCGCTGTCCCACCCGCACCCGGCGCGGCCCTACACCCAGACCGGGGTGAAGCTCGGTGACGAGCAGTTCGCCGCCGCCTCGGCCTGGGTGGACGCCGGCCGGCTGGCGCTGTGCGGCATCGGCATCGAGCCGGGCCTGTCCGACGTGTTCGCCCGGTACGCCGCCGACGAGCTGTTCAGCGAGATCGACGAGATCGGCATCCGGGACGGGGCGAACCTCACCGTCGACGGGTACGACTTCGCTCCGTCGTTCTCCATCTGGACCACCATCGAGGAGTGCCTCAACCCGCCGGTGATCTGGGAACGGGACCGTGGCTGGTACACCACCGAACCGTTCAGCGAACCGGAGGTCTTCGACTTCCCGGCCGGTATCGGCCCGGTCGAGTGCGTCAACGTCGAACACGAGGAGGTGCTGCTGATCCCGCGCTGGGTCAAGGCCCGGCGGGTCACCTTCAAGTACGGCCTCGGTGACGAGTTCATCGAGGTGCTGAGGGCGCTGCACAAGGTCGGTCTCGACTCGACCACCCCGGTGTCGGTGCGCGGCGTGCAGGTCTCTCCCCGCGACGTGGTGGCCGCCAGCCTGCCCGACCCGGCCACCCTCGGCGACCGGATGCGCGGCAAGACCTGCGCCGGCACGTACGTCACCGGCACCGGCCCGGACGGACGGCCCCGCCGGGTGTACCTCTACCACGTGGTCGACAACGAGTGGTCGATGCGGGAGTACGGCCACCAGGCGGTGGTCTGGCAGACCGCGGTCAACCCGGTGGTGGCCCTGGAACTCCTCGCCACCGGCGGCTGGTCCGGCGTCGGCGTGCTCGGCCCGGAGGCCCTGCCCCCGCGCCCCTTCCTCGACCTGCTCACCGACTACGGCTCCCCCTGGGGAATAGAAGAACGCTAA
- a CDS encoding DUF397 domain-containing protein gives MDVIEPRWRTASRSSNNGGDCVEVADNLSGRVLVRDSKDRAGGTLSFAPDAWRTFVVATSR, from the coding sequence ATGGACGTGATCGAGCCCCGCTGGCGGACCGCCAGCCGCAGCAGCAACAACGGTGGCGACTGTGTCGAGGTGGCGGACAACCTGTCCGGTCGGGTGCTGGTGCGGGACAGCAAGGACCGGGCCGGCGGCACGCTGAGCTTCGCCCCCGACGCGTGGCGCACCTTCGTCGTCGCCACCTCCCGCTGA
- a CDS encoding helix-turn-helix domain-containing protein, producing MNEVLRVAMAERGETVESLAHRVGVDPKTAGRWLSSGRVPHPRTRVVVAGILGREPAELWPEPYRRRDLPWFRPWAELEQDATSIRSYQPLVLPGLVQTEDYARAVLRAGGLSTDEVEQLVVSRLARQAVLDRDPPPQLVIVVDEAVLCRTVGNPGVMARQVRHLADVAGREHVQVRVIPADEPWHAGLAGPFMLARLPDGSEVAYLDNQLRGEMVTESADIASLGRRWESVAGEALSVRQSSALIREAVKRWT from the coding sequence GTGAACGAGGTGCTTCGGGTGGCGATGGCGGAACGCGGGGAGACGGTCGAGTCCCTGGCGCATCGGGTGGGGGTGGATCCGAAGACGGCGGGGCGGTGGCTCAGCTCGGGGCGGGTGCCGCATCCGCGTACCCGGGTGGTGGTCGCCGGAATTCTTGGCCGGGAGCCGGCCGAACTCTGGCCCGAGCCCTACCGTCGCCGCGACCTGCCCTGGTTCCGCCCGTGGGCGGAACTGGAACAGGACGCCACCTCGATCCGCTCATACCAGCCGCTGGTGTTGCCCGGCCTCGTGCAGACCGAGGACTATGCCCGAGCGGTACTGCGCGCCGGAGGGCTGTCCACCGACGAGGTCGAACAACTCGTCGTCAGCCGGTTGGCGCGGCAGGCGGTGCTCGACCGTGACCCTCCGCCGCAACTGGTGATCGTGGTCGACGAGGCTGTGTTGTGCCGGACGGTCGGCAATCCCGGGGTGATGGCCCGCCAGGTGCGTCACCTGGCGGACGTCGCTGGCCGGGAACATGTGCAGGTTCGGGTGATTCCTGCGGACGAGCCTTGGCACGCCGGTCTGGCCGGGCCGTTCATGCTGGCTCGGCTGCCGGATGGGTCCGAGGTGGCCTATCTGGACAACCAACTCCGTGGCGAGATGGTGACCGAGAGCGCCGACATTGCTAGCCTGGGCAGAAGGTGGGAGAGCGTAGCGGGCGAGGCGCTGTCCGTCCGCCAGTCGAGCGCCTTGATTCGGGAAGCGGTGAAGAGATGGACGTGA
- a CDS encoding NAD(P)/FAD-dependent oxidoreductase, producing MRYQELSHWLSTVNEPLTPLPALPGDADADVVIVGAGYTGLWTAYYLAVADPTLRIVVLEAEIAGYGASGRNGGWCSALLPTSLPALARRHGRPQALAMQRAMQDTVREVGRVAAAEGIDCDWQHSGTVLLARTDVQLGRARAAVDEARDHGLDPDDLVLLDAAGAAARCAAEGVRGGTYTPHCAAVHPAKLVRGLARAVRRHGVTLYERSPVTAIRPGAAVTPHGTVRAAVVVRATEAYTPMLPGHRRTVAPVYSLMVATEPLSEATWQRIGLADRETFSDYRHLIVYGQRTADGRLAFGGRGAPYHFGSRISPDHDREPRVFAALRRTLGELFPVLGPDVPVARAWGGPLGVARDWSASVGLDRSSGLGWAGGYVGDGVGTSNLAGRTLADLIRGVESELTALPWVGHRSPRWEPEPLRWLAINAGLRVMSSADGAEHRTGRPARRATTFAHLLGH from the coding sequence ATGCGCTACCAGGAGCTGTCCCACTGGCTGTCCACGGTGAACGAACCGTTGACCCCGCTCCCGGCCCTGCCCGGTGACGCCGACGCCGACGTGGTGATCGTCGGTGCCGGCTACACCGGGCTGTGGACGGCGTACTACCTCGCGGTGGCCGATCCGACGCTGCGGATCGTCGTGCTGGAGGCGGAGATCGCCGGGTACGGCGCGTCCGGGCGCAACGGCGGCTGGTGCTCGGCGCTGCTGCCCACCTCGCTGCCGGCGCTGGCCCGCCGGCACGGCCGACCACAGGCGCTGGCGATGCAGCGGGCCATGCAGGATACGGTGCGCGAGGTGGGCCGGGTGGCCGCCGCCGAGGGGATCGACTGCGACTGGCAGCACAGCGGGACGGTGCTGCTGGCCCGTACCGACGTCCAGCTCGGCCGGGCCCGCGCCGCCGTCGACGAGGCCCGCGACCACGGCCTCGACCCCGACGACCTGGTCCTGCTCGACGCCGCCGGGGCCGCCGCCCGATGCGCCGCCGAGGGGGTACGCGGTGGCACGTACACCCCGCACTGCGCCGCCGTGCACCCGGCGAAGCTGGTCCGTGGCCTGGCCCGCGCGGTGCGACGGCACGGGGTGACCCTGTACGAGCGCTCCCCGGTCACCGCGATCCGGCCCGGCGCGGCGGTCACCCCGCACGGGACGGTACGGGCGGCGGTGGTGGTCCGGGCCACCGAGGCGTACACGCCGATGCTGCCCGGCCACCGCCGGACCGTCGCCCCGGTCTACTCGCTGATGGTCGCCACCGAACCGCTGTCCGAGGCCACCTGGCAGCGGATCGGGCTGGCCGACCGGGAGACCTTCTCCGACTACCGGCACCTCATCGTGTACGGCCAGCGCACAGCGGACGGCAGGCTGGCCTTCGGCGGGCGCGGTGCCCCGTACCACTTCGGATCGCGGATCTCCCCCGACCACGACCGGGAGCCACGGGTCTTCGCCGCACTCCGCCGTACGCTGGGGGAACTCTTCCCGGTGCTCGGGCCGGACGTGCCGGTCGCCCGGGCCTGGGGCGGCCCGCTCGGGGTGGCCCGGGACTGGTCCGCCTCGGTCGGACTGGACCGGTCGTCCGGGTTGGGCTGGGCCGGCGGCTACGTCGGCGACGGGGTGGGCACGAGCAACCTCGCCGGCCGTACCCTGGCCGACCTGATCCGGGGCGTGGAGTCGGAGCTGACCGCCCTCCCCTGGGTCGGCCACCGCTCCCCCCGCTGGGAGCCGGAGCCGCTGCGCTGGTTGGCGATCAACGCCGGCCTGCGGGTGATGTCCTCGGCGGACGGAGCCGAACACCGCACCGGCCGCCCCGCCCGCCGCGCCACCACCTTCGCCCACCTCCTGGGCCACTGA
- a CDS encoding DUF3499 domain-containing protein, with the protein MRSPRRCSRNGCPRQAVATLTYVYNESTAVVGPLAAFAEPHTYDLCEQHARSLTAPRGWDVVRHEGEFEPPPPTTDDLVALAEAVREAARPVAPRPPQDDQTPHPQNQNPPTGRRGHLRVIPPNH; encoded by the coding sequence GTGAGGTCACCACGGCGCTGCTCCCGTAACGGCTGCCCCCGGCAAGCGGTCGCCACATTGACCTATGTCTACAACGAGTCGACCGCGGTCGTGGGGCCGTTGGCGGCATTCGCCGAGCCGCACACGTACGACCTGTGTGAGCAGCACGCCCGGAGCCTGACCGCCCCCCGGGGCTGGGACGTCGTGCGGCACGAGGGCGAGTTCGAGCCCCCGCCGCCCACCACCGACGACCTGGTCGCCCTGGCTGAGGCCGTCCGCGAGGCGGCCCGCCCGGTCGCCCCCCGCCCACCCCAGGACGACCAGACCCCCCACCCCCAGAACCAGAACCCCCCCACCGGCCGCCGAGGCCACCTCCGCGTGATCCCCCCCAACCACTGA
- a CDS encoding ABC transporter permease: MRMSRWLADRWVMIVALLVLGYLFLPIAVVAGLSLNRPSSRLSYDFNEFTLDNWRQPCATPEMCDAVVRSVQIGFIATVGATLIGTLMAFALVRHRFRGRSGVNLLIFLPMATPELVMGTSLLALFVSAGVPQGFWTIVIAHVMFCVSFVVVTVKARLAGMDRRLEEAAMDLYASEWQTFRRITLPLVLPGIVAAALLAFSLSFDDFIVTNFNAGTTVTFPMYVWGAAQRGIPPQVNVIGTAMFGIALLLVGLSMLRGRRSRRAALPVADVTGRRATGLS; the protein is encoded by the coding sequence ATGAGGATGTCGCGGTGGTTGGCCGACCGGTGGGTGATGATCGTCGCCCTGCTGGTGCTCGGCTACCTGTTCCTGCCGATCGCCGTGGTGGCCGGGCTGTCCCTCAACCGCCCGTCCAGCCGGCTGTCCTACGACTTCAACGAGTTCACCCTGGACAACTGGCGACAGCCCTGCGCCACCCCCGAGATGTGCGACGCGGTGGTCCGCAGCGTGCAGATCGGGTTCATCGCCACCGTCGGGGCCACCCTGATCGGCACTCTGATGGCGTTCGCCCTGGTCCGGCACCGGTTCCGGGGGCGCAGCGGGGTCAACCTGCTGATCTTCCTGCCGATGGCGACGCCGGAACTGGTGATGGGCACCTCGCTGCTCGCCCTGTTCGTCTCGGCCGGGGTGCCGCAGGGCTTCTGGACCATCGTCATCGCGCACGTGATGTTCTGCGTGTCGTTCGTGGTGGTGACGGTCAAGGCCCGGCTCGCCGGCATGGACCGGCGGCTGGAGGAGGCCGCGATGGACCTCTACGCCAGCGAGTGGCAGACGTTCCGGCGGATCACCCTGCCGCTGGTGCTGCCCGGCATCGTGGCCGCCGCGCTGCTCGCCTTCTCGCTGAGCTTCGACGACTTCATCGTGACGAACTTCAACGCCGGCACCACCGTCACCTTCCCGATGTACGTCTGGGGTGCCGCCCAGCGGGGCATCCCGCCGCAGGTCAACGTGATCGGCACGGCGATGTTCGGCATCGCCCTGCTGCTCGTCGGGCTGAGCATGCTGCGCGGTCGACGGTCCCGACGGGCCGCGCTCCCGGTCGCCGACGTGACCGGTCGACGGGCGACAGGCCTGTCGTGA
- a CDS encoding ABC transporter ATP-binding protein, with protein sequence MANEAPAGDLRLAHLTKRFGVFTAVDDLSLTVPQGSFFALLGASGCGKTTTLRMIAGLEEPTAGQVLLGDRDIARLRPYQRPVNTVFQSYALFPHLDIAENVAFGLRRRGIRKVGDQVRRMLSLVQLDGYERRRPAQLSGGQQQRVALARALINHPQVLLLDEPLGALDLKLRRQMQIELKRIQTEVGITFVHVTHDQEEAMTMADTVAVMNAGRIEQLGAPAELYEYPATAFVANFLGQSNLLAADAAGPAGSEVPVTARGVRFSVPVDRARTDRGPVYLGVRPEKLHLVDTADQVPTGHQHVDGVVTDASYVGVSTQYLVRTGWGSELSAFTANSGLVGQRPVGASVVAHWDPRHAFLLPREPGQDDRTTPLLGEPVGAPS encoded by the coding sequence ATGGCGAACGAGGCACCGGCCGGTGACCTGCGGCTGGCCCACCTGACCAAGCGGTTCGGCGTCTTCACCGCCGTCGACGACCTCAGCCTGACCGTCCCGCAGGGCTCCTTCTTCGCCCTGCTCGGGGCGTCCGGCTGCGGCAAGACGACCACCCTGCGGATGATCGCCGGGCTGGAGGAGCCCACCGCCGGCCAGGTGCTCCTGGGCGACCGGGACATCGCCCGGCTGCGGCCGTACCAGCGGCCGGTCAACACGGTCTTCCAGAGCTACGCGCTCTTCCCGCACCTGGACATCGCCGAGAACGTGGCCTTCGGGCTGCGGCGGCGCGGCATCCGCAAGGTCGGCGACCAGGTCCGCCGGATGCTGTCGCTGGTCCAGCTCGACGGCTACGAACGGCGTCGCCCGGCCCAGCTCTCCGGCGGCCAGCAGCAGCGGGTCGCACTGGCCCGTGCCCTGATCAACCACCCGCAGGTGCTGCTGCTCGACGAGCCGCTCGGCGCGCTCGACCTGAAGCTGCGCCGGCAGATGCAGATCGAGCTGAAACGCATCCAGACCGAGGTCGGCATCACCTTCGTGCACGTCACCCACGACCAGGAGGAGGCCATGACGATGGCCGACACGGTCGCGGTGATGAACGCCGGGCGGATCGAACAGCTCGGCGCCCCGGCCGAACTCTACGAGTACCCGGCGACCGCGTTCGTGGCGAACTTCCTCGGCCAGTCCAACCTGCTCGCCGCCGACGCCGCCGGCCCGGCCGGGTCCGAGGTGCCGGTCACCGCGCGCGGCGTGCGCTTCTCGGTGCCCGTCGACCGGGCCCGCACCGACCGGGGTCCGGTCTACCTGGGGGTACGTCCCGAGAAGCTGCACCTGGTCGACACCGCCGACCAGGTGCCCACCGGCCACCAGCACGTCGACGGGGTGGTCACCGACGCGTCGTACGTGGGGGTGAGCACCCAGTACCTGGTGCGTACCGGATGGGGCAGTGAACTGTCCGCGTTCACGGCGAACAGCGGTCTGGTCGGGCAGCGGCCGGTCGGCGCGTCAGTGGTGGCGCACTGGGATCCCCGGCACGCCTTCCTGCTGCCCCGCGAGCCGGGCCAGGACGACCGGACCACCCCGCTGCTCGGCGAGCCGGTCGGGGCGCCGTCGTGA
- a CDS encoding DUF397 domain-containing protein — protein MDVIEPRWRTATRSSSNGGDCVEVADNLSGRVLVRDSKDRVGGTLTFTPEVWRAFVAAQK, from the coding sequence ATGGACGTGATCGAGCCCCGCTGGCGCACGGCTACTCGGAGCAGCAGTAACGGTGGTGACTGTGTCGAGGTGGCGGACAACCTGTCCGGTCGGGTGCTGGTGCGGGACAGCAAGGACCGGGTCGGCGGCACGCTGACCTTCACCCCAGAGGTCTGGCGTGCCTTCGTCGCCGCCCAGAAGTGA
- a CDS encoding aspartate aminotransferase family protein: MADATDHLWMHFTRMASYATGEVPTIVRGEGTYVWDAQGRRYLDGLAGLFVVNAGHGRTELAEAAAKQAGELAYFPLWSYAHPKAVELAERIASLTPGDLNRVFFTTGGSEAVETAWKLARAYFKRTGRPTKHKVVSRYLAYHGTSMGALSITGLPGIKTDFEPLVPGGIKVPNTNFYRAPEHGDSPEAFGVWAADEIRRAIEREGPDTVAAVFLEPLQNSGGCFPPPPGYFQRVREICDTYDVLLVSDEVICSWGRLGEYFGAVRYGYQPDIITTAKGITSGYAPLGAMIASDRLMEPFLTETGMFAHGVTFGGHPVSCAVALANLEVFAREDLIGHVRAHQDAFRSTLEKLTDLPIVGDVRGDGYFYGIELVKDKTTRATFDEAESERLLRGFLSSALFAAGLYCRADDRGDPVVQLAPPLIAGQEQFDEMEQILRAVLTEAWSRL, translated from the coding sequence ATGGCCGACGCCACCGACCACCTCTGGATGCACTTCACCCGGATGGCCAGCTACGCCACCGGCGAGGTGCCCACCATCGTGCGCGGCGAGGGCACGTACGTCTGGGACGCGCAGGGTCGCCGCTACCTGGACGGGCTCGCCGGGCTGTTCGTCGTCAACGCCGGGCACGGGCGCACCGAGCTGGCCGAGGCCGCCGCGAAGCAGGCCGGCGAGCTGGCCTACTTCCCGCTCTGGTCGTACGCCCACCCGAAGGCCGTCGAGCTGGCCGAGCGGATCGCCTCGCTGACGCCCGGCGACCTGAACCGGGTCTTCTTCACCACCGGCGGCTCGGAGGCCGTCGAGACGGCATGGAAGCTGGCCCGTGCCTACTTCAAGCGCACCGGCAGGCCCACCAAGCACAAGGTGGTCAGCCGGTACCTCGCCTATCACGGCACCTCGATGGGCGCCCTGTCGATCACCGGACTGCCCGGCATCAAGACGGACTTCGAGCCGTTGGTGCCCGGTGGGATCAAGGTGCCGAACACCAACTTCTACCGGGCTCCCGAGCACGGCGACTCGCCCGAGGCGTTCGGCGTCTGGGCCGCCGACGAGATCCGCCGGGCCATCGAGCGGGAGGGGCCGGACACGGTCGCGGCGGTGTTCCTGGAGCCGTTGCAGAACTCCGGCGGCTGCTTCCCGCCGCCGCCCGGTTACTTCCAGCGGGTACGCGAGATCTGCGACACGTACGACGTGCTGCTCGTCTCCGACGAGGTGATCTGCTCGTGGGGCCGGCTCGGCGAGTACTTCGGCGCCGTCCGGTACGGCTACCAGCCCGACATCATCACCACCGCCAAGGGCATCACCTCCGGCTACGCCCCGCTCGGCGCGATGATCGCCAGCGACCGGCTGATGGAGCCGTTCCTCACCGAGACCGGCATGTTCGCCCACGGGGTGACCTTCGGCGGGCACCCGGTCTCCTGCGCGGTGGCCCTGGCCAACCTGGAGGTGTTCGCCCGGGAGGACCTGATCGGCCACGTCCGGGCCCATCAGGACGCCTTCCGGTCCACCCTGGAGAAGCTCACCGACCTGCCGATCGTCGGCGACGTCCGGGGCGACGGCTACTTCTACGGCATCGAGCTGGTCAAGGACAAGACCACCAGGGCGACCTTCGACGAGGCCGAGTCGGAGCGGCTGCTGCGCGGTTTCCTGTCGTCGGCGCTCTTCGCCGCCGGGCTCTACTGCCGGGCCGACGACCGGGGCGACCCGGTGGTGCAGCTCGCCCCGCCGCTGATCGCCGGGCAGGAGCAGTTCGACGAGATGGAGCAGATCCTGCGCGCCGTACTCACCGAGGCGTGGTCCCGCCTGTAA
- a CDS encoding metallopeptidase family protein, giving the protein MTSPEHRRPGAGRRNHRDRHGRGLRGRLVPATVPLARTKAEVFDDLVLDTVETLERRFATELAGVEFAVEDVPPDLNVYDSDVLEDGEVPLARLLPGRPGRQEVPPRIVLYRRPLEFRAMDREDLADLVHDVIIEQVANLLGVDPDELA; this is encoded by the coding sequence ATGACGAGTCCGGAACACCGCCGCCCCGGCGCCGGCCGGCGCAACCACCGTGACCGGCACGGGCGTGGCCTGCGCGGGCGGCTGGTGCCGGCGACCGTGCCGCTGGCCCGGACCAAGGCCGAGGTCTTCGACGACCTGGTGCTGGACACGGTGGAGACGCTGGAGCGCCGGTTCGCCACCGAGCTGGCCGGGGTCGAGTTCGCCGTCGAGGACGTCCCGCCTGACCTGAACGTCTACGACTCCGACGTGCTGGAGGACGGCGAGGTGCCGCTGGCCCGGCTGCTGCCCGGCCGGCCGGGTCGACAGGAGGTGCCACCCCGGATCGTGCTCTACCGGCGGCCGTTGGAGTTCCGCGCGATGGACCGCGAGGACCTCGCCGACCTGGTCCATGACGTGATCATCGAACAGGTGGCGAACCTGCTCGGGGTCGACCCGGACGAACTGGCCTGA
- a CDS encoding ABC transporter permease, which yields MAQLGGGGPSVASPPPARPGRHRLLPYLLLVPGAAWLLLFFAVPLLQLAAASLYDPAGSLSTGYALTWAFGNYPEAVQAYWPQFARSFGYAGAALLLALLLGYPLAYAIAQKAGRWKNLLLVCVVAPMFTSFLVRTLAWKTILSDNGALVGLLRDVHLLGPDGRLLATPVAVVLGLTYNFLPFLVLPLYASLERLDYRLLEAASDLYASPLHTFRKVTLPLSMPGLTAGTLLFFIPATGDYINAELLGTPNEYMIGNVIDSAFLVRLDYPQGAALSFLLMAAILAVVFVYLRRAGTEDVL from the coding sequence CTGGCGCAGCTGGGCGGCGGGGGCCCGTCGGTCGCCTCGCCGCCACCGGCCCGGCCCGGCCGGCACCGACTGCTGCCGTACCTGCTGCTGGTGCCGGGGGCGGCCTGGCTACTGCTGTTCTTCGCCGTGCCACTGCTCCAGCTCGCCGCCGCCAGCCTCTACGACCCGGCCGGCTCGCTCTCCACCGGTTACGCGCTGACCTGGGCGTTCGGAAACTATCCGGAGGCGGTGCAGGCGTACTGGCCGCAGTTCGCCCGGTCGTTCGGCTACGCCGGGGCGGCGCTGCTGCTGGCGCTGCTGCTGGGCTACCCGCTGGCGTACGCGATCGCGCAGAAGGCCGGCCGGTGGAAGAACCTGCTGCTGGTCTGCGTGGTCGCCCCGATGTTCACCAGCTTCCTGGTACGTACCCTGGCCTGGAAGACCATCCTGTCGGACAATGGCGCGCTGGTCGGGCTGCTGCGGGACGTGCACCTGCTCGGCCCGGACGGGCGACTGCTCGCCACCCCGGTCGCGGTGGTGCTCGGGTTGACGTACAACTTCCTGCCGTTCCTGGTCCTGCCGTTGTACGCGAGCCTGGAGCGGCTCGACTACCGGCTGCTGGAGGCGGCCAGCGACCTGTACGCCAGCCCGCTGCACACCTTCCGGAAGGTCACCCTGCCGCTGTCGATGCCCGGACTGACCGCCGGCACCCTGCTCTTCTTCATCCCGGCGACCGGCGACTACATCAACGCCGAACTGCTCGGCACCCCCAACGAGTACATGATCGGCAACGTGATCGACTCGGCGTTCCTGGTCCGGTTGGACTACCCGCAGGGTGCCGCCCTGTCGTTCCTGCTGATGGCTGCGATCCTCGCGGTCGTCTTCGTCTACCTGCGCCGCGCCGGCACGGAGGATGTCCTATGA